The following coding sequences lie in one Salvia hispanica cultivar TCC Black 2014 unplaced genomic scaffold, UniMelb_Shisp_WGS_1.0 HiC_scaffold_704, whole genome shotgun sequence genomic window:
- the LOC125199866 gene encoding uncharacterized protein LOC125199866 yields MDPEKSNNSDTSTAESDKHNGRSTTVPTASGFTNAQALGGHMNIHRKDKEKAKAKAKAKEKNQEPDPLIRVFTRLSCEPPPNRNNEQCFFPFGGLIIFPMGTESDGVEDHEHQEEVDLELRLGRLW; encoded by the coding sequence ATGGATCCAGAAAAGAGCAACAATTCGGACACATCAACAGCAGAAAGTGATAAGCACAACGGGAGGTCGACGACTGTTCCTACTGCAAGCGGGTTCACAAACGCTCAAGCCCTAGGCGGCCACATGAACATACACAGGAAGGACAAGGAAAAGGCCAAGGCGAAGGCGAAGGCCAAGGAGAAGAATCAAGAACCAGATCCGTTGATACGGGTTTTTACCAGGTTATCATGTGAACCGCCTCCAAACAGAAATAACGAGCAGTGCTTTTTTCCGTTTGGAGGCCTGATAATTTTCCCCATGGGAACCGAGTCTGATGGCGTAGAAGATCATGAACACCAAGAAGAAGTGGATTTAGAGCTTCGTCTCGGTCGATTATGGTGA